The nucleotide sequence CGAGGGCTACGACGCCGTGTTTCCGCTGCTGCACGGGCCGATGGGCGAAGACGGCACCATTCAGGGCCTGCTCACCCTCGCCGGGATTCCGTTTGTCGGCAGCGGCGTGCTGGGCAGCGCGGTCAGCATGGACAAAGTGATGACCAAACAGGTGCTCGACTCAGCGGGCATTCCGCAGGTCGCGTGGCGCCTCGCCGTGCGGCGCGAGTGGCAGCAGGCCCCAGGCAGCGTGCGGGCGCGGGCCGCCGAACTGGGCTACCCGCTGTTCGTCAAACCCGCCAACCTGGGGTCGAGCGTGGGCATCAGCAAGGTCAGCCGTGACGAGGAGTTGGACGCCGCGCTCACCCTTGCCTTCGGTCTGGACCGCCGGGTAATTCTGGAAGCGATGACGCCGCATAAGCCGCGTGAGGTGGAAGTGGGCATCCTGGGCAACGACGCGCCCATCGCCAGTCCGGTGGGCGAACTGAGCTTCGACGCCGACTTCTACGACTACGAGACCAAATACACCGAGGGCCGCGCCGAGATGCACATTCCGGCCCGGCTGCCCGCCGAAGTCTCGGAGCGCGTCCGCGACCTCGCGCTGCGGACCTTCCGGGCGCTGGACTGCGCGGGGCTGGCGCGGGTGGACTTCTTCTACGTCGAAGAGACCGGCGAACTGTTCCTGAACGAAGTCAACACCATGCCCGGCTTTACCACCACTTCCATGTACCCCAAGCTGTTCGAGGCGGCGGGCCTGAGCTACAGCGAACTGGTGACCCGGCTGGTGGAACTGGCGCTGGAAGAACGGTAGCAGAGAGCGAAAAAAGGGCGCGTGGTTTGCGGGAAATCCCCGGCCACGCGCCCCGATTCTTTTGTTTTGAAGTCCAGAAACGACAATTCGGGCCAGCGGCCCTGTGCGTTTGACAACTGTGCCCGTAGCTCA is from Deinococcus wulumuqiensis R12 and encodes:
- a CDS encoding D-alanine--D-alanine ligase family protein produces the protein MKRRILLLAGGQSGEHEVSLRSARSVLGALPRDQFDVTPVVISKQGRWLPPTETQKALETGVSSQGGDLMLHRAAAAEGYDAVFPLLHGPMGEDGTIQGLLTLAGIPFVGSGVLGSAVSMDKVMTKQVLDSAGIPQVAWRLAVRREWQQAPGSVRARAAELGYPLFVKPANLGSSVGISKVSRDEELDAALTLAFGLDRRVILEAMTPHKPREVEVGILGNDAPIASPVGELSFDADFYDYETKYTEGRAEMHIPARLPAEVSERVRDLALRTFRALDCAGLARVDFFYVEETGELFLNEVNTMPGFTTTSMYPKLFEAAGLSYSELVTRLVELALEER